The Polaribacter sp. KT25b genome contains the following window.
AACACCGTGTATAATTAATGGCTGGTTCACGCCTACTTACGAAAATCCTCGCGGATTTTCTATTTGGTTTTTATTTGCTAAATTAGGTGCTTAAACACGCCACTTATCATACACAAACACGTTGCCACACATTTGAAAATAAGAACATTGAGAAAAATTTACTTACTGACTTTAATGTCAATTATTTTATTTAACTGCCAAAAGAAAACGGAATTGAGAACTGATTTACAGCCAATTTATTCAGATTCGAAAAACGCTTTACAAGGAAACAATCTGTATGGAAAAGTTAAAAAAATTGAATATTACAAAACAACTTTTCAGAACATAGAAAATGAAGATAAACCTGTTCTGAACAAAATAGAAGAATACACCGATTTTGGGGAATTGAAAAAAGTAGAATACTTCGATAATTATGGAGAACTTACACAAACCAATGATATTGATTATAACAAAAACCAAGAGTTCATAAAAAGTGTTTCAATTAACAAATCAAACGAATCAAATATTATTCAAATTTCGGAATATGATACTATCAAAAACACAAGTGAATTGAGTGTCTTCGTTAATGATACAATTGACCATAAAACAACTTTTTATTATGGAAAAAATGATTATCAAATAAAGCGAATTTCTATTAAAGGAAATGATACAACCGAAGTTAATTTAGAATACGTTTTTGACGATAATGATAAAATAATATCTTCTACACAAAAAGAAAAAGGGAATGACAAATCAATGACAACTAATCTGTTTAAATATGACAATAACAACAACCTAATAGAATCGTCATATAAAACAGAATGGATGGAAATGATAAGCGAAACGGAATGGAAAGATGGAAGAATTTTTAAACAAACTTCCTATACAATATCAGCGGATTTAAAAAAGCATACAAACAACATAACTGAATTTGATATTTTATATAATCCTATCAATTCAAAAGAATTCGACGATTCAAAATTAAACCGAGAATTGAAATTTGATTATGAATTTGACAAGAATGGGAATTGGATTAAGAAAAATGTATCATTGAAAGAACATTTTAATAATTCAAAGGGATTCGTTCCAATTTATGTTGATACGAGAAAAATAAGTTATTGGAAATAAAAAAACGTGTGGCAACAACGTGTATAATTAATTGCTAGGTTCTAGCCTACTTGCGAAAATTCCTGCGGAATTTTCACGGGTTCGTTAAAGTTTACTAACTTAGTTGCTTAACCACGCAACTAACCATACACAATCACGTTAGGCACAAATTCAATGATCGAATTAGACGAAATAGATAGAATAATAAGAAAAGATCTTCTCAAAGTTCTGAATACTAATATTGTATATCATTATTCAAATTTTGAAATTGGAGTAGAAAAAATAATTTTAAATAATAATCTAAAATTTTCTAGTCCGAATGAATTTAATGACCCTTTTGATTGTAATGAAGATTTGTTAAAATTAAGAATCACTAAAGAGTCTGCTATAAAACAAATTAAAGATTCAAAGCAAAAATTAACTAGAAATGAAAGAACAAGGCTAATTAAAAAAATAACTAATCCCAATACAATATCTTCTCAGATGAAAGAAACGAAAAAGGATTACAAATTAGCTTGTTTCTCAGAAAAGTCAGATGAAACCCTAATGTGGTCTCATTATTCCGATAAACATAGAGGAATTTGTATTGGTTTTAGTTTCCCTCATCAATATCCAGGGAAATTTATTCTTTGCCCAATAAAATATCTGGAAAAAATCGAGAAACTAGATGGAGAATCGGAAGCCACAAAAGTTATTTTATATTGGTTAACAACAAAGTCGGAAAGGTGGAGTTATGAAAAAGAGATTAGAGCTATTACTCAAAGTAAGAATACTAATTCATACGGACTTATAGAATTTGAAAGAAAATATGTTTCAGAAATAATATTTGGTTGTATGGTACCTGAAAATGATATAAACCAAACTATGAAAAAAATAAATTTAAATTATGGTGAAAATAATATTATCTTTAATAAAATGAGAATTAATTCAGATACATTTTTATTGGAAAAAATAACCATCAGTGCCTAACACCGTGTATAAAAAATTGCTATATTTAGCTAAACTAAAACTTGTTGCTTTTTTGCAAACTTCTGAATTTCCGCTGGAAATTCCTCGTTCACAAAATCGCAACTTTTAATACACAACAACGTTACCTACAATTATGAAGAACATTCCGTTACTGATTTTAACATTGATTTTAATTGCAAGTTGCGATTCAAAACAAACTTCATCGGAATTGGAAAAATTAACAAAAAAACTTAACGAAAAAGAAAATCGGATTTCGGAATTGCAAAGTCAAATTGAGAATTTAGAAAAAATTAATAAGCGGACTGAGAACACTCAAACTTCTGACTATTATCGCTTCGTGGAAACTACTGACTCTGAAATAAATGTTGCGGAAAAATTAAAAATCGGAGTACAAAAATTAATCGATAAAAAGGACTTTAAAGATACTTTAGACATATCAGACAATTTTTTCGTTTATAAACACACATCTGAAATCACTCAAACGTCTGAATCGGAATTTGAATCAGTCTTGCGTGATTTTGACCAAGTTAAATCGGAATATGGAAATGACTTTTTTGTACGAGTAATGACTTTTTATAATGGACAAAGTTTACCTATCGAAACCGAAAATTCTAAAACTGATATTCATATTTTAATTCAACCGACTGAATTAGGTTATGAAAATAAAACGTTCGTGATTTCGGACTTTTATGATGTTGACATAAAAATGCTCGAAAAGAAAGAGAATAGTGTCGAACTGACTTTTGAACACGGAAAATTTCCAAGAAAAAGTGAATTAATAATAATAAAACCTGAATTAGTAAAATTTGGAAATAAATAACTGTAGGTAACATCGTATATAATTTATTGCTAGTTCTAGCCTACTTACGAAAATCCTCGCGGATTTTCTATTCGGTTTTTATTTGCTAAATTAGGTGCTTAACCACGCAACAAACCATATACAAACACGTTAGCAAACATTTGAAAACTATACTTTCCTGAAATAGGTTGACTAAAAATTAAACACTTAATTATAGTCACTTATGAAAACACAAAATGAACACTGCCGAAAAAAAACTTACGAAAAAGTAACTTTAGAGCTTAAATTATTAGTCGTTGACCAAATTCAAAATGGTCAGATCTCAACCAACTTCGCTTCTAAAAAATATGACATTCCTAGAACTACCATTGGCTATTGGATTAAAAAATATAGTACTTTAGTGCAACAAAATACAGGAATGAGCAAAATAAACGAAATAAAAAAATTAAAGGAACGTATTGAAGCCCTTGAGTTTATCAAAGACTTTCAGCAAGATATTATTGCCGATATGGAAATCATTACAGGAGTCGATTTATCAAAAAAGTCGCTGCCCAAAACATTAGTAAAAGAGATAGAGCTAAAAAAGAAAAACCGTTTAAAAGAAAGTGGTTCTATGAATGTTTTGGGATTAGTAAACAAGCCTTCTACAAAAGATGTAAAGAGCAAGAAATCAAACAAATAAATTATGATAAACTTATTGTAATGATACTAGATTATCGCAAAAAAGTAGGCATGAGAACTGGTGGTATTAAGCTGTATGATGAACTAAAATCTGACTTCATAAAACAAAACATAAAGATGGGAAGAGATAAATTTTACGACTTTTTAAGGCTCCATAATTTGCTCGTCCCTAAGCTTAAAAATTACGTGACAACAACAGATTCGAATCATCAATTTAGAAAATATAAAAACCTGATTAAAGACCAAGTGCCTAATAGACCAGAACAACTCTGGGTAACCGATATAACATACATTAAAACAGAAAATGGACACAATTATCTAGCAATCGTAACAGATGCTTATTCCAAGCAAATTATGGGCTATAAATTAGATAACAACATGAAAACATCTCTTTGTACAGAAGCTCTTGCTATGGCTATTAAAAACAGAAAATATCCTAATGAAAAACTAATTCATCATTCCGATAGAGGTTTTCAATACTGTAATCCTAAATACACAGCATTTGCCGAAGAAAATGGAATGATAATGAGTATGACAGAACAATATGATCCTTACGAAAATGCAATCGCTGAGAGAATTAATAGAACTTTAAAATATGAATATGGACTTAGAAACTGTATTAAAAACACTGCTATTGCTCAAGAAATCACAAAACAAGCTGTAGATATATACAATAATTTGAGAAAGCATTTTAGCCTAGATTTAAGAAATCCTGCTGACGTACATTTAAATCCTAACATCAAATACAAATCATATCGAAAAAATAAAGTAAATTTACCTGAACTTAAAATTTAATCTAAAAGCTAGTTCAAATTATTTTTTTGCCTTCTAAACGGCTAAAAAAAATAGTTTGAACGGGTAAATTAATAAAAAAAAAGGTCAACCTATATCAGTATAATACAAACTATACTTTCCTGAAATAGGTTGACTAAAAATTAAACACTTTTATCAAAATTCTAACCATTAAAAAAGGCTATCTAAATAGACAGCCTTTGTTTTTTTTATTTTATTAAATACATACAAGCGTATAACTCTGGCTTGTTTGCTGTATACTCTTTTATCCAAATTGTTAACTCTTTTACTTCAAAAGGTAACAGCATATTTAAAGCTTTCTCTAATTCTTTACAAAATAAATCTGAATTAAAGCTCACTTTTTTTAGTACAGTTTTGGTGTACTCAAACATTGCTCTAGCCATATTTTTAAAAAATTAAGTTTATAATATTAGAACGTAAACTAAATCGTTTTAGTATAGACCAAAGTTAACAAAAAAACCAACATCTTTTACAGATGTTGGTCTTAATATTTTGTTTAAAAATTGTTAAATTTATAAACTATTAATTTTTTCTACTAAACCTTTAGCTTTAGCTTCTAAATCTGCATTTATAGCTTTAAAATGAGCTTTTTTGTTTTCAACTTTTTTAGTATTAACGTTAGCAATTAAAGCATCAAATGTTTCAATAGCTTCATCAATAATTACATTACCTTCTTTTTGTTGATTTTTTAAAGCTGCAACATCAATTGCATATTCAATAACATCACCTAAAACGTAATTGATATCTTTTTTTAAGTTTTTTATACTTGACATAATTTATTTTATTTTAAAGATGCAAAAGTAGTCTATTTATTATAAATAAGACAATACTTGCTTAATATTTAGAACAGTAACATAGTTTGTTTTAGATTCTTTTTCTTTTGACACTTTTTCGTGTGCCCAAGTTGTATGAAAAGGAACATGAATTGCAGATGAACCAATTGCTACCAAAGGTAAAACATCAGATTTTAAAGAGTTTCCAATCATTAAAAATTCTGATGGATCAATATCTAAATGTTTTATTAATTTATGATAATCTTTCTCTTTTTTATCACTCATTACTTCTATATGATGAAAATAGTTAAGTAAGTTTGACTTTTCTAGCTTGCGTTCTTGGTCTAACAAATCGCCTTTTGTGGCAACAACCAACTTATATTTACCTTGTAAAGATTGTAATACTTCCTCTATTCCGTCTAATAATTCTATTGGTTTTTCTAACATTTCTTTACCAATATTTAAAATCTTTTCAAACGATTTTTGTTCTAATTGATAATTAGAAAGTTCCAAAGCACATTCTACCATAGACAGCACAAAACCTTTAATTCCGTAACCATAAATTGATAAATTTTTAATTTCGGTTTTAAAGAGCTCTTGATCTATTTTATTTTCGGTTTCATACCCAGATAAAATTTGTGCAAATTCTTTTTCTGCGTCTCTAAAATAAGTTTCATTTACCCACAAAGTATCATCTGCATCAAATGCAATTACTTTAATTTTAGAATTCATTATTTGTTTAAATATTTAATCGCTTTTTCTAAATCTTCTGGTGTATCAATTCCAACAGCTTCAACATCTGTTTCTACCATTTTAATTTTTTTACCAATTTCTTGATATCTAATTGCTTCAATTTTTTCTGATGCTTCTAAAGGCGTAATTGGTGTATGATAAAAATCGATTAAAGCTTGTTTTCTAAACGCATACACACCTTTATGTTTGTAATATTTTACATCAACATTTAGATCTCTATGAAAAGGAATTACACTTCTAGAAAAATAAATTGCCAAGTTATTTACATCCGTAATTACCTTAACATTATTAGGGTTTTCAATATCTTCTTTGTTTGTAATTTGCACTTTTAAAGAAGCTAAATCAATTTCTTTTTTACTATCTTTTTTAAAAACATCAATTAATTTAGAAAGTGAAACTTCATCTATAAAAGGTTCATCTCCTTGTACATTTATAACAATATCTGCATCAATATTTTCTACAGCTTCGGCAATTCTATCAGAACCACATTCGTGTTCTTTTTTACTCATAATTGCTTTTCCGCCAACGCTATTTATCGTTTTAAAAATAACATCAGAATCTGTAACGATATATACTTCATCAAACAAATTAGCGTTTAAGGCAGCTTCGTACGTTCTTAAAATTACAGGTTTTCCTCCTAAATCTTTCATCAACTTTCCTGGAAAACGGCTTGCACTGTAACGTGCAGGAATCATGGCAATTATTTTCATAAACTATTTGATGTAAACTTCTAATAATTCTGATTTTCCTTCAGAACTAATTTTAATGTTTTTGATACACGCAGGAACTAAAATAGTTTCTCCTGTTTGTAATTTTTCGGTTTGATTTTCATACTGAAATTCAACACTACCTTCTACACACATATAAATTACAAAACTATCTTTTTCTTGATGGTTGATAGAAATCTCGCCTTTAATTGGCAAAACATTGGTTGTAAAATACTGACAAGAAACAATCTCTGATGCTGCATTTTCTTTTTCTGAATACACTGTTTTGTAAGAATCTATTACAGAATAATCGATGGCATCAATTGCTTCTTCTGTGTGTAAATCTCTAAAAGTTCCATCAGGATTTGGCCTGTCCCAATCATAAATTCTATAAGTAATATCTGATGTTTGCTGAATTTCTGCCAACAAAACGCCTGCACCAATTGCATGAACTCTACCTGTTGGAATAAAATAAACATCGCCTTTTTGTACTTCATCAACATTTAAAATATCTAATAACGATTTATTTTCTAAATGTTTTAAATACTCTTCTGATGTAACTTCTTTTTGAAAACCAACAATTAAATTCGCTTTTTCGTCGGCTTGCATTACATACCACATTTCTGTTTTCCCGAAGGAATTATGGCGTTCTTGTGACAATTTATCATTTGGATGTAATTGTATACTTAACGCTTCTTTTGCATCAATAAATTTAATTAAAAGCGGGAATTTCTCTCCAAAATGAGTATAAATTTTATCGCCAACTAAATCAGATTTGTACTCAGAAATTAGTTCTTTTAAATTTTTTCCTTTTAATTTTCCATTTGTAACAATAGATGTATCTCCTTCAACATCAGAAATTTCCCAGCTTTCGCCAATATCTTTTCTTGTTGATTTTTTATTTAATAAAGTTGCTAATTTTTCTCCTCCCCAAATTTTATCCTTTAAAATAGGTTTAAATTTTATTAACTGATTTATTTTCATATATATATATTTATAAAACAAATTTAATACTTCTTCTATACAATTATTGTAATAAAAAAATAATTAACTTTGATTTAATTACAAATATAACAATAAATATATGGGATTTTTCTGGGATTTAATTCAGCAAAGTAAAATAAACGAACAAAGTGATAAAGCAAATAATCTAGAAGAAAGGGTTTTAATTTTAGAAAAAGAACTGCAAAACACTAAAATATTATTAAGAAAAACACTTGTAACATTAGAAAAGCATCTTGGTAAAGATATTGATGGCGATGGAAAATTAGGGTAATTTATCCGAAGAGAACTAGGTTTTTTATTTATCTTTATCGTTTTAATTTATCAATTTACTAAAGTGAAAAAAAAAGTATTCTTAATTCTATTTGTTCTGTTTTTTACTAAACTTTTTTCCCTTGAAAGAACTTTGTATGTAGATAATTTTAATTCTATTTTAGGTAGCCCATCAAATGAAGATAAACTTCTAAAATTTGCTAGTAAAAACAACTTTAATACTTTAATATTATATCAATTAAATAAAGTTGACAAATTGTATTCTTTAACAGATCCTAGAAAAAACAACATTTTAGCAGAATTTATATCAAAAGCTAAAACCAAGTTTAATATAAAGCGTATTGGCGCGTCTGGAGAATCTGCCACTTTCTTTAAAAATAGGATTGATATTTATAATACTTCTAGAAATAAATCCGAAGAAAAGTTTGATATTTATAATTTAGAGTACGAATATTGGTCTAAAAATGCGTCTGGAATTGATGGTTATTATTGTGTAAATTATTTAGAAGAAAATAAACTTCCTTGTACTAGAAAAGGCTCTTTTAAATATTTTATTGATAATTTAAAAGATCTAAAACTACTTACAAAGAATAAAAAGCATAGTGTAAAAGTTGATGCTTATGTTGGTTATTATACGCAAAACGAAATTCTAGAAATCAGCAAAAACTGTGATCGTTTAGTTATACAAGCGCATGGTAAAAGCCCTGAATTAAGTTTTTCGTTTGCTAAAAAAAACTTAGAAAATCTTTATAAAACGAATAGTAAAATAAAAGCTTCAATCATTTTTTCTACCAATATGGATAAACTTGGTTATTGGTTAAAATTTGATAGTTTAGACAACGGAGAAAGTAAGTTTTTTGACAAAATGAATAGTATAAATGCAAACCTAAAAAAGAAATTAAATTTTGATGGCTTTAGTTATCACTCCTACTCTATTCTCGAAAGATCTGTAAATTATTATACTTACAGTAAAAATTAAAAAACTACCCAGAATAGGTTACAAAATTTCTAGGTGTTTCGTACAAAGTAATTTCTAACTCTAAATGGTTGGGTAAATGTTTTCTTAATTTATCATAAATAACAACAGCTATATTTTCTGCAGTTGGATTTAAATTTTTAAATTCTTCGACTTCTAAGTTTAAATTTTTATGATCAAAATTGTTTTCGATATACTCTTTAATTAAGTTACTTAAAATACCTAAATCGAAAACGTAACCAGTTTCTTTATCAATAACTCCTGTTAAAGAAACTATTAATTCGTAATTATGACCATGAAAATTTGGGTTGCTACATTTACTAAAAACTTCAAAGTTTTTTTCATCAGACCAATCTTTTCTATATAATCTGTGAGCTGCATTAAAATGTGCTTTTCTATGAACAGTAACTTTGGGCATAATCAGATTTTTAATTTGTTTTAATACGAAAACTTATATTTTGTAATTCTTGATTTTATCATAAGATTCCTTAAAAATTATTTTGAACCATTCAGTATAAATTATAGGATTTTTCTCGATATCCGATTTTACATCATCTAATTGCATCCATTTATAAGCTTCAACTTCATCTTTATTGATATTAGGTTCGTCATCAAAATAGCCAATTAATACATGATCTAATTCGTGCTCTGTTAAGCCATTATCAAAAGGGGCTTTGTAAATAAATGAAAAAACTTCGTTTAAACTTGCTGTAAAACCCATTTCTTCTTGTAATCTTCTTTCTCCAGCTTCAATATTACTTTCTCCGCTTCTTTGATGAGAACAACAAGTATTTGTCCATAATAAAGGCGAATGATATTTGTGTGCTGCTCTTTGTTGCAACATTAACTCACCTTTAATATTAAAAATAAATACCGAAAAAGCTCTGTGTAAAACAGCTTTTTCATGCGCTTCCATTTTAGGCATTTCGCCTATTTGATTGTCGTTCTTATCAACTAAAATCACTAGTTCCTCCATAATTGCAAATATAATAGATTCAATTAGGTTTAAAACTTAAAAATATAATAAAACCTTGAGATTTTTCTATAGTTTTATTTTGATGAATTATATTTGAGGATTCGTAAAAATAAAATCCTAAAGTGAAAATTTTCTTTAAAATAGTATTCCTCGTATTTATAATTTCCTTTTATCACTGTGATAATAATAAAGTTGGAAAAGAAAATTCTGTTGAAATTGAAAAGAGAAAAACTGCTCTAGAAAAAAAAATAATAAAACCTTGGGACAGTTTAAATAATGAAAACACAGAAGCTTTTTTAACTGAATATGGTAAACAAAACACAGAAACAAAAGTTATAATAAAAACAGAATTTGGTAATATTAAACTACTATTATATAATGATGTTCCTATACACAGAGCTAATTTTATATTTCTAACAAAAATTAAATATTTTAATACAACTGTTATTTATAGAGTTGCCAAAAACTTTGTAATTCAAGGAGGTAATTCTGATAATATGTACACGCAAAAACAACGAAGAAAATACGGTAATTATTTATTAAAACCAGAATTTAGAAAAAATAGAAAACATAAATATGGTGCGTTAGCAGCTGCAAGATATTGGGAAAACAATCCTAATAAATTATCAAGTCCGTTTGAGTTTTATATGGTTCATGATAGAAATGGCGCTCATCATTTAAATAATGAACATACTGTTTTTGGCGAAGTTATTTCTGGTTTTGATACAATGGATAAAATTTCTAAAGTTAAAGTTGGTGCAGATGAATGGCCTATCAAAGACATAAAAATGACGATAGAAATTCTAGAATAAAAATTAATTCTCATATACTTTTTTTGATAGAAATTCTATCTGATACAGATTACCAC
Protein-coding sequences here:
- a CDS encoding DUF2971 domain-containing protein is translated as MIELDEIDRIIRKDLLKVLNTNIVYHYSNFEIGVEKIILNNNLKFSSPNEFNDPFDCNEDLLKLRITKESAIKQIKDSKQKLTRNERTRLIKKITNPNTISSQMKETKKDYKLACFSEKSDETLMWSHYSDKHRGICIGFSFPHQYPGKFILCPIKYLEKIEKLDGESEATKVILYWLTTKSERWSYEKEIRAITQSKNTNSYGLIEFERKYVSEIIFGCMVPENDINQTMKKINLNYGENNIIFNKMRINSDTFLLEKITISA
- a CDS encoding helix-turn-helix domain-containing protein, encoding MKTQNEHCRKKTYEKVTLELKLLVVDQIQNGQISTNFASKKYDIPRTTIGYWIKKYSTLVQQNTGMSKINEIKKLKERIEALEFIKDFQQDIIADMEIITGVDLSKKSLPKTLVKEIELKKKNRLKESGSMNVLGLVNKPSTKDVKSKKSNK
- a CDS encoding IS3 family transposase, whose translation is MSKQAFYKRCKEQEIKQINYDKLIVMILDYRKKVGMRTGGIKLYDELKSDFIKQNIKMGRDKFYDFLRLHNLLVPKLKNYVTTTDSNHQFRKYKNLIKDQVPNRPEQLWVTDITYIKTENGHNYLAIVTDAYSKQIMGYKLDNNMKTSLCTEALAMAIKNRKYPNEKLIHHSDRGFQYCNPKYTAFAEENGMIMSMTEQYDPYENAIAERINRTLKYEYGLRNCIKNTAIAQEITKQAVDIYNNLRKHFSLDLRNPADVHLNPNIKYKSYRKNKVNLPELKI
- a CDS encoding HAD family hydrolase → MNSKIKVIAFDADDTLWVNETYFRDAEKEFAQILSGYETENKIDQELFKTEIKNLSIYGYGIKGFVLSMVECALELSNYQLEQKSFEKILNIGKEMLEKPIELLDGIEEVLQSLQGKYKLVVATKGDLLDQERKLEKSNLLNYFHHIEVMSDKKEKDYHKLIKHLDIDPSEFLMIGNSLKSDVLPLVAIGSSAIHVPFHTTWAHEKVSKEKESKTNYVTVLNIKQVLSYL
- the kdsB gene encoding 3-deoxy-manno-octulosonate cytidylyltransferase, with product MKIIAMIPARYSASRFPGKLMKDLGGKPVILRTYEAALNANLFDEVYIVTDSDVIFKTINSVGGKAIMSKKEHECGSDRIAEAVENIDADIVINVQGDEPFIDEVSLSKLIDVFKKDSKKEIDLASLKVQITNKEDIENPNNVKVITDVNNLAIYFSRSVIPFHRDLNVDVKYYKHKGVYAFRKQALIDFYHTPITPLEASEKIEAIRYQEIGKKIKMVETDVEAVGIDTPEDLEKAIKYLNK
- a CDS encoding type I phosphomannose isomerase catalytic subunit, which translates into the protein MKINQLIKFKPILKDKIWGGEKLATLLNKKSTRKDIGESWEISDVEGDTSIVTNGKLKGKNLKELISEYKSDLVGDKIYTHFGEKFPLLIKFIDAKEALSIQLHPNDKLSQERHNSFGKTEMWYVMQADEKANLIVGFQKEVTSEEYLKHLENKSLLDILNVDEVQKGDVYFIPTGRVHAIGAGVLLAEIQQTSDITYRIYDWDRPNPDGTFRDLHTEEAIDAIDYSVIDSYKTVYSEKENAASEIVSCQYFTTNVLPIKGEISINHQEKDSFVIYMCVEGSVEFQYENQTEKLQTGETILVPACIKNIKISSEGKSELLEVYIK
- a CDS encoding 6-carboxytetrahydropterin synthase, whose product is MPKVTVHRKAHFNAAHRLYRKDWSDEKNFEVFSKCSNPNFHGHNYELIVSLTGVIDKETGYVFDLGILSNLIKEYIENNFDHKNLNLEVEEFKNLNPTAENIAVVIYDKLRKHLPNHLELEITLYETPRNFVTYSG
- the idi gene encoding isopentenyl-diphosphate Delta-isomerase — its product is MEELVILVDKNDNQIGEMPKMEAHEKAVLHRAFSVFIFNIKGELMLQQRAAHKYHSPLLWTNTCCSHQRSGESNIEAGERRLQEEMGFTASLNEVFSFIYKAPFDNGLTEHELDHVLIGYFDDEPNINKDEVEAYKWMQLDDVKSDIEKNPIIYTEWFKIIFKESYDKIKNYKI
- a CDS encoding peptidylprolyl isomerase, whose product is MKIFFKIVFLVFIISFYHCDNNKVGKENSVEIEKRKTALEKKIIKPWDSLNNENTEAFLTEYGKQNTETKVIIKTEFGNIKLLLYNDVPIHRANFIFLTKIKYFNTTVIYRVAKNFVIQGGNSDNMYTQKQRRKYGNYLLKPEFRKNRKHKYGALAAARYWENNPNKLSSPFEFYMVHDRNGAHHLNNEHTVFGEVISGFDTMDKISKVKVGADEWPIKDIKMTIEILE